The Rubrobacter tropicus nucleotide sequence GGGCCGCGGGATCGGCGCTCGTCACGGCCACCTTGAGGTTCTCCCTGGGGACGGGGAGCATCTTCGCCTTTCCGGGGAGCCCGTTCGGGGCGCTCGCGGTCGGCCTTGCCTACCGGTACTCGCGCAGGGACGAGGCGGCCCTGTTCGAGCCCGTCGGCACCGTGTTCGTCGGGGCGACGGTCGGGGCGGTCTTGATCTCACCTTTCCTGGGGGCGGCCGGCGGCCTCGTGGTTCTGATGGTCTCCTTCGCCCTCTCCAGCATCCCCGGCGCCGCCATCGGCTACGGGGTTCTGAAGGTTTTGAGGAGATCCGGGCAGGCGGGATGAGCGCCTCACGGAACCGGGCGGGGACGCCGTTCACTGAAAGAACCGGCGAAGAGGCGTATGTTCTGGGCATGAACCGGACGCCTGGGGCGCGCGAGATCCTGAACCACTCGGACCACCGCGCCTACCCGACGCCGGACGGCCCCTGGGTCCTGAGCATGAGCTGGCACGACCTCCTCTTCATGCACTGGCCCGTCCCCGCTCAAGAGTTGCGACCGCTCATACCCCCCGCCCTGCACCTCGACACCTTCGACGGCCGCGCCTGGCTCGGCGTCGTCCCGTTCCGCATGAGCGGCGTCAGGCCGCGCTTTCTGCCAGCCGTACCGGGGCTCTCCGGCTTCCCCGAGCTGAACCTCCGCACGTACGTCAGCGCCGGGGGCAAACCGGGCATCTGGTTCTTCTCGCTGGACGCCCACAACCCCGTGGCCGTGCGCCTCGCGCGCGCCACCTTCCATCTGCCGTACTTCGACGCCAGGATGTCCTCCCGGAAAGAGAACGATGAGATCTCTTACCGGAGCGTCCGTACCCACCGGGGCGCCCCGCCGGCGGAGTTCGTGGCCCGCTACAGGCCGGCGGGCGAGCCGTTCGAGAGCCGGCCCGGGACGCTTGAGAATTTCCTGACGGAACGCTACTGTCTCTACGCCGCCGATGGCCGGGGCAACGTCAGGAGGGGGGACATCCACCACCGGCTCTGGCCCCTAAGACCGGCCGAGGCCGAGGTCGAGACGCTCGGGATGACAGGCCAGATCGGGGTCGCATTGCCCGATACGCCGCCGCTCCTGCACTTCTCCGACAAGCTGGACGTGCTCGCCTGGGCCCCGAGGAGGTTGGAGACTTGAAGATAGACGGCGCCCGCCTTCTACTCGTCACCGACCCGCGTCCCGACCTCGTCGCCCGCGTGGAGGCCGCCGTCCGGGGCGGGGTGGACATCGTCCAACTGCGGGACAAGAGGGCTCCGGTGGAGGGGCTGATCCCGCTCGCCGAGGAACTCAAGGACGTGTGCGAACGCGCCGGCGCCCTGTTCACCGTCAACGACGACGTGGAGCTCGCCAGGCGGGTCGGGGCGGACGGGGTTCACCTCGGGGAGGATGACGATCCCACGCCGCGCGCGAGGAGCGTTCTCGGCACAGGGGCCGTGGTAGGGCGCTCCGCAGGCGGCGTCGCGGAAGCGCTTGAGGCCGTCCGTGGGGGCGCGGATTACCTCGGCGTCGGGGCGGTCTACGCCACCCCGACGAAGCCCGAGGGCGAGGTGGCGGGACTTGAGACGATCCGGGCTCTCTCCCGCGAGAACCTCCAGGTCCCATGGTTCGCCATCGGCGGCGTAACCCTCGAAACGGCCCCCCACGTGGCCGAGGCGGGAGCCCCCGGTTTCGCCGTGGTCCGCGCGGTCCTCGACGCCGAAGACCCGGAGGGCGCGGCCCGGGCGCTGCGCGTGATCCTGGAATAGAGGTTCAGGCATCGGGTTTCGGGCATCAGCCGCTTACTCGTGCAGCGTGGCGTGGGACGCAACCGAGGTTCGGCTGACGCGGGAGCCAACGATTTGGCCGTTAAAGTCTGATGCCTCAACGGAAGGCTATACTCCCCGGATGGCTGTCGT carries:
- the thiW gene encoding energy coupling factor transporter S component ThiW, translated to MRSAAGGVTGSPTRRLVLAALFAGLGVLLSSFAVPVGASRVFPFQHAINAVAGVLLGPWWAAGSALVTATLRFSLGTGSIFAFPGSPFGALAVGLAYRYSRRDEAALFEPVGTVFVGATVGAVLISPFLGAAGGLVVLMVSFALSSIPGAAIGYGVLKVLRRSGQAG
- a CDS encoding YqjF family protein; the encoded protein is MNRTPGAREILNHSDHRAYPTPDGPWVLSMSWHDLLFMHWPVPAQELRPLIPPALHLDTFDGRAWLGVVPFRMSGVRPRFLPAVPGLSGFPELNLRTYVSAGGKPGIWFFSLDAHNPVAVRLARATFHLPYFDARMSSRKENDEISYRSVRTHRGAPPAEFVARYRPAGEPFESRPGTLENFLTERYCLYAADGRGNVRRGDIHHRLWPLRPAEAEVETLGMTGQIGVALPDTPPLLHFSDKLDVLAWAPRRLET
- the thiE gene encoding thiamine phosphate synthase codes for the protein MKIDGARLLLVTDPRPDLVARVEAAVRGGVDIVQLRDKRAPVEGLIPLAEELKDVCERAGALFTVNDDVELARRVGADGVHLGEDDDPTPRARSVLGTGAVVGRSAGGVAEALEAVRGGADYLGVGAVYATPTKPEGEVAGLETIRALSRENLQVPWFAIGGVTLETAPHVAEAGAPGFAVVRAVLDAEDPEGAARALRVILE